A stretch of the Streptomyces sp. NBC_01428 genome encodes the following:
- the aspS gene encoding aspartate--tRNA ligase — MHRYRSHTCGELRASDVGSDVRLSGWLHNRRDLGGILFIDLRDHYGITQLVARPGTPAYEALDKVSKESTVRIDGKVVSRGTENVNPELPTGEIEVEVGEVELLGAAQPLPFTINAEDGVNEERRLEYRFLDLRRERMHRNILLRTAVISAIRHKMTALGFNEMATPILSATSPEGARDFVVPSRLNPGRFYALPQAPQQFKQLLMISGFDRYFQIAPCFRDEDARADRSPGEFYQLDVEMSFVEQEDVFQPIEKLMTELFEEFGGDRHVTSPFPRIPFRESMLKYGSDKPDLRAQLELVDITDVFEGSEFKAFAGKHVRALPVPDVSGQSRKFFDGLGDYAVEQGAKGLAWVRVGEDGALSGPIAKFLTEANVTELTKRLSLAPGHAVFFGAGEFDEVSKIMGAVRVEAAKRSGNFEENVFRFCWIVDFPMYEKDEETGKLDFSHNPFSMPQGGLEALETQDPLDILGWQYDIVCNGVELSSGAIRNHEPEIMLKAFEIAGYDRETVEEQFAGMLRAFRFGAPPHGGIAPGVDRIVMLLADEPNIRETIAFPLNGNAQDLMMGAPTELDETRLRELHLSVRKPQPK, encoded by the coding sequence ATGCATCGGTACAGGTCCCACACCTGCGGCGAGCTCCGCGCCTCTGACGTCGGCAGCGACGTCCGGCTGAGCGGCTGGCTGCACAATCGCCGAGACCTGGGTGGCATCCTCTTCATCGATCTGCGCGACCACTACGGCATCACGCAGCTCGTCGCGCGCCCCGGCACGCCTGCCTACGAGGCCCTCGACAAGGTCTCCAAGGAGTCGACCGTCCGTATCGACGGCAAGGTCGTCTCCCGCGGCACGGAGAACGTGAACCCGGAGCTGCCGACCGGCGAGATCGAGGTCGAGGTCGGTGAGGTCGAGCTGCTCGGCGCCGCCCAGCCGCTGCCCTTCACGATCAACGCCGAGGACGGGGTCAACGAGGAGCGGCGCCTGGAGTACCGCTTCCTCGACCTGCGCCGTGAGCGCATGCACCGCAACATCCTGCTGCGCACGGCCGTGATCTCCGCGATCCGTCACAAGATGACGGCGCTGGGCTTCAACGAGATGGCGACCCCGATCCTCAGCGCCACCTCCCCCGAGGGCGCGCGCGACTTCGTGGTCCCCTCCCGGCTGAACCCGGGCCGGTTCTACGCGCTGCCGCAGGCGCCGCAGCAGTTCAAGCAGCTGCTGATGATCTCCGGCTTCGACCGGTACTTCCAGATCGCGCCCTGCTTCCGCGACGAGGACGCCCGCGCGGACCGTTCGCCGGGCGAGTTCTACCAGCTCGACGTCGAGATGTCCTTCGTCGAGCAGGAGGACGTCTTCCAGCCCATCGAGAAGCTCATGACGGAGCTGTTCGAGGAGTTCGGCGGAGACCGTCACGTCACCTCGCCGTTCCCCCGCATCCCGTTCCGCGAGTCGATGCTGAAGTACGGCTCCGACAAGCCGGACCTGCGGGCCCAGCTGGAGCTCGTCGACATCACCGACGTCTTCGAGGGCTCCGAGTTCAAGGCGTTCGCCGGCAAGCACGTGCGCGCCCTGCCGGTGCCGGACGTGTCCGGTCAGTCCCGCAAGTTCTTCGACGGCCTCGGTGACTACGCGGTCGAGCAGGGCGCCAAGGGCCTGGCCTGGGTCCGCGTCGGCGAGGACGGCGCGCTGTCCGGTCCGATCGCCAAGTTCCTCACCGAGGCGAACGTCACCGAGCTGACCAAGCGCCTCTCCCTGGCGCCGGGCCACGCGGTGTTCTTCGGCGCGGGCGAGTTCGACGAGGTCTCGAAGATCATGGGCGCGGTGCGGGTCGAGGCCGCCAAGCGCTCGGGCAACTTCGAGGAGAACGTCTTCCGGTTCTGCTGGATCGTCGACTTCCCGATGTACGAGAAGGACGAGGAGACCGGGAAGCTCGACTTCTCGCACAACCCGTTCTCGATGCCGCAGGGCGGTCTGGAGGCCCTGGAGACCCAGGACCCGCTGGACATCCTCGGCTGGCAGTACGACATCGTCTGCAACGGCGTGGAGCTGTCCTCCGGCGCGATCCGGAACCACGAGCCCGAGATCATGCTCAAGGCCTTCGAGATCGCGGGCTACGACCGGGAGACCGTCGAGGAGCAGTTCGCGGGCATGCTGCGCGCGTTCCGCTTCGGCGCCCCGCCGCACGGCGGGATCGCCCCGGGTGTCGACCGCATCGTCATGCTGCTCGCGGACGAGCCGAACATCCGCGAGACGATCGCGTTCCCGCTGAACGGCAACGCCCAGGACCTGATGATGGGCGCCCCGACGGAGCTGGACGAGACCCGTCTGCGCGAACTGCACCTCTCGGTGCGCAAGCCGCAGCCCAAGTAG
- the metG gene encoding methionine--tRNA ligase, whose amino-acid sequence MARHLITSALPYINGIKHLGNMVGSMLPADVYARYLRQRGHDVLYICATDEHGTPAELAAKERGLPVDVFCAQAHDAQKAVYDGFELAFDYFGRSSSAQNREITQHFARRLNENGFIEERAIRQVYSPTDGRFLPDRYVEGTCPHCGYDKARGDQCENCTRVLDPTDLIDPRSAISGSTDLEVRETKHLFLLQSKLQHEVEEWVARHESEWPQLASSIARKWLTEGLHDRAITRDLDWGVPVPADTWPELAAEGKVFYVWFDAPIEYIGATNEWADQPVQDAENRDWKSWWYDADSGENPVRYTQFMAKDNVPFHTVMFPATELGVREPWKKVDYVKAFNWLTYYGGKFSTSQKRGVFTDQALDILPADYWRYFLIANAPESDDSSFTWEHFTATVNKDLADTLGNFVNRVLSFSKKRFGEEVPAGSEAGEAETRLGEEIAGLLAEYETQMEALQFRKAAAALRALWSAGNSYLEEKAPWLEIKTNSEGAALTLRTAMNLIHLYSVVSEPFIPSSARAMRSAFALAEDTATWVTQDEVRALSSVPSGTPFTVPPVLFAKITDEDLESYKERFGGAPE is encoded by the coding sequence ATGGCTCGACACCTCATCACCAGCGCCCTTCCGTACATCAACGGGATCAAGCACCTGGGCAACATGGTGGGGTCCATGCTCCCGGCGGACGTGTACGCCCGGTACCTCCGCCAGCGCGGTCACGACGTCCTGTACATCTGCGCGACGGACGAGCACGGCACCCCCGCCGAACTGGCGGCCAAGGAGCGGGGTCTGCCCGTCGACGTGTTCTGCGCGCAGGCGCACGACGCGCAGAAGGCGGTGTACGACGGCTTCGAGCTGGCCTTCGACTACTTCGGCCGCAGCTCCAGCGCGCAGAACCGCGAGATCACGCAGCACTTCGCGCGCCGCCTGAACGAGAACGGCTTCATCGAGGAGCGCGCCATCCGTCAGGTGTACTCGCCGACGGACGGCCGGTTCCTCCCGGACCGTTACGTGGAGGGCACCTGCCCGCACTGCGGTTACGACAAGGCCCGCGGCGACCAGTGCGAGAACTGCACGCGCGTCCTCGACCCCACGGACCTGATCGACCCGCGTTCGGCGATCTCCGGCTCGACGGACCTGGAGGTCCGCGAGACGAAGCACCTCTTCCTCCTCCAGTCGAAGCTGCAGCACGAGGTCGAGGAGTGGGTGGCACGTCACGAGTCCGAGTGGCCGCAGCTCGCCTCCTCCATCGCCCGCAAGTGGCTGACCGAGGGCCTGCACGACCGCGCGATCACCCGTGACCTGGACTGGGGCGTCCCGGTCCCGGCCGACACCTGGCCCGAGCTGGCGGCCGAGGGCAAGGTCTTCTACGTCTGGTTCGACGCCCCGATCGAGTACATCGGCGCGACGAACGAGTGGGCCGACCAGCCCGTCCAGGATGCGGAGAACCGGGACTGGAAGTCCTGGTGGTACGACGCGGACTCCGGCGAGAACCCGGTCCGGTACACGCAGTTCATGGCGAAGGACAACGTGCCCTTCCACACCGTCATGTTCCCGGCCACCGAGCTGGGCGTGCGCGAGCCGTGGAAGAAGGTCGACTACGTCAAGGCCTTCAACTGGCTGACGTACTACGGCGGCAAGTTCTCCACGTCCCAGAAGCGCGGTGTCTTCACCGACCAGGCCCTGGACATCCTGCCCGCCGACTACTGGCGCTACTTCCTCATCGCGAACGCCCCCGAGTCGGACGACTCGTCGTTCACCTGGGAGCACTTCACGGCCACGGTGAACAAGGACCTGGCCGACACTCTCGGCAACTTCGTCAACCGGGTGCTGTCCTTCTCCAAGAAGCGCTTCGGCGAGGAGGTCCCGGCGGGCTCGGAGGCCGGGGAGGCCGAGACCCGGCTGGGCGAGGAGATCGCGGGCCTGCTCGCCGAGTACGAGACCCAGATGGAGGCCCTCCAGTTCCGCAAGGCGGCCGCCGCGCTGCGCGCCCTGTGGTCGGCCGGCAACTCCTACCTGGAGGAGAAGGCCCCCTGGCTGGAGATCAAGACGAATTCCGAGGGCGCGGCACTGACCCTCCGCACGGCGATGAACCTGATCCACCTGTACTCGGTGGTCTCCGAGCCCTTCATCCCGTCGTCCGCCCGTGCCATGCGCTCGGCCTTCGCCCTGGCCGAGGACACGGCGACGTGGGTGACGCAGGACGAGGTCCGCGCCCTGTCCTCGGTGCCCTCCGGCACCCCGTTCACGGTTCCCCCGGTCCTCTTCGCGAAGATCACCGACGAGGACCTGGAGTCCTACAAGGAGCGCTTCGGCGGCGCCCCCGAGTAG
- a CDS encoding AI-2E family transporter encodes MQLLPEGARRLAAWCVVILLAAGVGWVGILLCGEFRTAVVPVLLALLGTALLGPLYRRMLKMRVNQSLAAALTCVAVAVVVGGAVYIVVAALIHTGGQIVTSLRQAARSVAEHFGAAGTSLDDLAAHSKDLLAKFGGTAAANVISGVSVVGETLAMAVLALLLVFFFLRDSDRVAGALRTLAPRGTADLVEAMARRAFGAVEGFMRGTTLIALIDALCITVGLLILRVPGAVGLGALVFVGAFLPYLGAFISGAVAVLVALADRGFVIALWALGVVLAVQVLEGHVLQPMIQSRTVQMHPAVVLLAITAGASVAGILGMLLAVPLTAAVFGVVHELRALYGPGGPETPGVPGVPGPSEAP; translated from the coding sequence GTGCAGCTACTCCCCGAAGGCGCCCGGCGGTTGGCGGCCTGGTGCGTCGTGATCCTGCTCGCGGCCGGGGTGGGATGGGTCGGAATCCTGCTCTGCGGGGAGTTCCGTACGGCGGTGGTGCCGGTGCTGCTCGCCCTCCTCGGGACCGCCCTGCTCGGGCCGCTGTACCGGCGGATGCTGAAGATGCGGGTCAACCAGTCGCTGGCCGCCGCGCTCACCTGCGTCGCGGTGGCCGTGGTGGTCGGCGGCGCCGTCTACATCGTCGTCGCCGCGCTCATCCACACCGGCGGACAGATCGTCACCTCGCTGCGCCAGGCGGCCCGTTCCGTCGCCGAGCACTTCGGTGCGGCGGGGACCTCCCTCGACGATCTCGCCGCCCATTCCAAGGACCTGCTGGCCAAGTTCGGCGGAACGGCCGCGGCCAACGTCATCAGCGGGGTCAGCGTCGTGGGCGAGACCCTCGCCATGGCCGTCCTCGCCCTGCTGCTCGTCTTCTTCTTCCTGCGGGACTCGGACCGCGTGGCCGGTGCCCTGCGCACGCTGGCGCCCCGGGGGACCGCCGACCTCGTCGAGGCCATGGCCCGGCGGGCCTTCGGGGCCGTCGAGGGGTTCATGCGCGGAACGACCCTGATCGCGCTCATCGACGCCCTCTGCATCACCGTCGGGCTGCTGATCCTGCGCGTCCCGGGCGCCGTGGGGCTCGGCGCGCTCGTCTTCGTCGGCGCGTTCCTGCCCTACCTCGGCGCGTTCATCTCCGGCGCGGTCGCCGTCCTGGTCGCCCTCGCGGACCGCGGGTTCGTCATCGCGCTGTGGGCGCTCGGGGTGGTCCTCGCCGTGCAGGTCCTGGAGGGGCACGTCCTCCAGCCGATGATCCAGAGCCGGACGGTGCAGATGCATCCCGCGGTGGTGCTCCTGGCGATCACCGCGGGCGCGTCCGTCGCGGGGATCCTCGGCATGCTGCTCGCCGTCCCGCTGACCGCGGCGGTCTTCGGGGTGGTGCACGAACTCCGGGCGCTCTACGGGCCGGGCGGGCCGGAGACGCCCGGAGTGCCCGGCGTACCGGGGCCCTCGGAGGCGCCGTAG
- a CDS encoding SseB family protein produces MYGYEQSAGAQQGYVPPQQQMPGQMPGGQMPGGYGQQPPLYPEPSPPSLADAVRAFTTGSMAAEDFQQVFATSKVYCPRGDNPGFLALHNTQQPVIPMFTSLKELRRYAGKESKYFVITGAEVIDLLPTGYGFVIDMEGEHRMVFDAKAVEQMVDFAMRRMYG; encoded by the coding sequence ATGTACGGCTACGAGCAGAGCGCAGGCGCCCAGCAGGGGTACGTCCCGCCGCAGCAGCAGATGCCCGGGCAGATGCCGGGCGGGCAGATGCCCGGCGGGTACGGGCAGCAGCCGCCGCTGTATCCCGAGCCGTCCCCGCCGTCCCTCGCGGACGCGGTCCGCGCGTTCACCACGGGCTCGATGGCCGCCGAGGACTTCCAGCAGGTCTTCGCGACGTCCAAGGTGTACTGCCCGCGCGGCGACAACCCCGGATTCCTGGCGCTGCACAACACGCAGCAGCCGGTCATCCCGATGTTCACCTCGCTCAAGGAACTGCGCCGCTACGCCGGCAAGGAGTCCAAGTACTTCGTGATCACCGGCGCCGAGGTCATCGACCTGCTGCCCACCGGCTACGGCTTCGTGATCGACATGGAGGGCGAGCACCGGATGGTCTTCGACGCGAAGGCCGTGGAGCAGATGGTGGACTTCGCGATGCGCCGTATGTACGGCTGA
- a CDS encoding pirin family protein translates to MPAVTVENPLALPRVAAPADAVDRPVLTVTTAPSGFEGEGFPVRRAFAGINYKHLDPFIMMDQMGEVEYAPGEPKGTPWHPHRGFETVTYIIDGVFDHQDSNGGGGTITNGDTQWMTAGSGLLHIEAPPESLVMSGGLFHGLQLWVNLPAKDKMMAPRYQDIRGGTVQLLSTPDGGALLRVIAGELDGHQGPGITHTPITMVHATVRPGAEITLPWREDFNGLAYVLAGRGSVGADRRPVHTGQTAVFGAGSSLTVRADDKQDSNTPDLEVVLLGGQPIREPMAHYGPFVMNTRDELQQAFEDFQKGRLGTVPAVHGMSEGGL, encoded by the coding sequence ATGCCTGCAGTGACCGTCGAGAACCCGCTGGCCCTGCCCCGAGTGGCTGCGCCGGCCGACGCCGTGGACCGTCCCGTGCTGACCGTGACGACCGCGCCCAGTGGCTTCGAGGGCGAGGGTTTCCCGGTCCGCCGCGCGTTCGCCGGGATCAACTACAAGCACCTCGACCCGTTCATCATGATGGACCAGATGGGCGAGGTGGAGTACGCGCCGGGCGAGCCGAAGGGCACCCCCTGGCACCCCCACCGCGGCTTCGAGACCGTGACCTACATCATCGACGGCGTCTTCGACCACCAGGACTCCAACGGCGGCGGCGGCACCATCACCAACGGTGACACCCAGTGGATGACGGCGGGCTCGGGCCTGCTGCACATCGAGGCGCCCCCGGAGTCCCTCGTCATGTCCGGCGGTCTCTTCCACGGCCTCCAGCTGTGGGTGAACCTCCCCGCCAAGGACAAGATGATGGCCCCGCGCTACCAGGACATCCGCGGTGGCACGGTGCAGCTCCTGAGCACCCCGGACGGCGGCGCCCTGCTGCGCGTCATCGCCGGTGAGCTCGACGGCCACCAGGGCCCGGGCATCACGCACACGCCGATCACCATGGTCCACGCCACGGTGCGGCCGGGCGCCGAGATCACCCTGCCCTGGCGCGAGGACTTCAACGGCCTCGCGTACGTCCTCGCCGGACGCGGCAGCGTGGGAGCGGACCGCCGGCCGGTGCACACCGGCCAGACCGCCGTCTTCGGCGCGGGCTCCTCGCTGACCGTCCGCGCGGACGACAAGCAGGACTCCAACACCCCGGACCTGGAGGTCGTCCTCCTCGGCGGGCAGCCGATCCGCGAGCCGATGGCCCACTACGGCCCGTTCGTCATGAACACCCGCGACGAGCTCCAGCAGGCCTTCGAGGACTTCCAGAAGGGCCGCCTCGGGACCGTCCCCGCGGTGCACGGCATGTCGGAGGGCGGCCTCTGA
- a CDS encoding intradiol ring-cleavage dioxygenase: MTEPQEPSHVRNMTRRTFVVAGGAAVAAVGVGSGVAATAFADDRAAGTPSSASGAETCYRLTSETTEGPYYIDADKIRQDITEDEEGIPLTLALTVIDAETCRPVRNAAVDIWHCSALGVYSGYESMSNGGGGGTPPTGEPPTGTPTGEPPTGGPGGPGGGGGGHAEPTDDERYLRGTWRTDRHGHVTFRTVFPGWYQGRCVHIHVKVHVDGTWTDAGYEGGHTCHTGQLFFAEKAVLASAEVAPYSTNTTTRTTLDEDGIYPDNGHEGGLLYLAYDRKRIARGVHARLTMGVTPAETHDTTDSPPPAQPAASPSEA, translated from the coding sequence ATGACTGAGCCTCAAGAACCGTCGCACGTAAGGAACATGACCCGGCGGACGTTCGTCGTCGCAGGCGGAGCGGCTGTGGCGGCCGTGGGCGTGGGCAGCGGTGTCGCCGCGACCGCGTTCGCCGACGACCGCGCCGCCGGCACGCCGTCGTCCGCATCAGGCGCGGAGACCTGTTACCGGCTGACCTCGGAGACCACCGAGGGCCCCTACTACATCGACGCGGACAAGATCCGCCAGGACATCACCGAGGACGAGGAGGGCATCCCGCTCACCCTCGCGCTCACGGTGATCGACGCCGAGACCTGCAGACCGGTGCGGAACGCCGCGGTGGACATCTGGCACTGCTCGGCGCTGGGCGTGTACTCCGGCTACGAGTCCATGAGCAACGGCGGTGGCGGCGGAACTCCCCCGACGGGCGAACCCCCGACCGGCACGCCGACCGGCGAACCACCGACCGGTGGCCCCGGCGGTCCGGGCGGCGGAGGAGGCGGCCACGCCGAACCCACCGACGACGAGCGGTATCTGCGCGGCACGTGGCGGACGGACCGGCACGGCCACGTCACCTTCAGGACGGTCTTCCCCGGCTGGTACCAGGGCCGTTGTGTCCACATCCACGTGAAGGTGCACGTGGACGGCACCTGGACCGACGCGGGGTACGAGGGCGGCCACACCTGCCACACGGGCCAGCTCTTCTTCGCCGAGAAGGCGGTCCTGGCGTCGGCGGAGGTCGCCCCCTACTCCACGAACACGACCACCCGGACCACGCTGGACGAGGACGGGATCTACCCGGACAACGGTCATGAGGGCGGCCTCCTGTACCTCGCCTACGACAGGAAGCGCATCGCCCGGGGTGTCCACGCCCGCCTCACGATGGGCGTGACCCCGGCGGAAACCCACGACACCACGGACTCCCCGCCACCGGCCCAGCCGGCGGCGTCCCCGTCGGAGGCGTGA
- a CDS encoding SpoIIE family protein phosphatase, whose amino-acid sequence MRTGEPLPAVGDVLATLATGLWRWDNAAGLVTFDAEAARLMGLPAERTTLTEAGVRSHVHPVDWNEMDGVVQLAVAEGTLAEARMRIMDGHGRVLRTVRSRSRPTVDAETGHFELVGTLQEVTEQPPGAAARTPVTGDWRRSREAFLLDAGRALAEARSTAEVLRVAAGLSMPGFSPDGLAVFGAEGDRLTIIGHHGHQPGDEGPFTHMSLATDYPAAEVVRTGRAVYLSSPEAYKERYPASWPLAQHFGRQSWAFLPLTVAGSTMGAWMAAFTYPVSFTPDERSVLTTVARMLAQALSRAGAAETERELTDGLQRSMMPTLGPQMPGMSVAARYVPTGGGLQVGGDWYDVIPLPTGRFALVIGDVQGHDVRAAGLMGQLRIALRAYASEGHRPDAVLSRASRFLYGVMDSVTYGSSGGADDGDGEPGDLRFATCLYVEVDPATGTLDIARAGHPDPAIRMADGTVLMRSTAGGLPLGIDPDADYPTTRLVLEPGETMLVCTDGLIETGGHDLDTGWRRIRRTLESHDGDMEALADALVQAVHGPSSHHTTGPLADRREDDIAVLLLSREAERGYGGATPTVRPTVRRTMLTVAQAEPERIASARQQLRELLHDWSSADQLDSAVLLVSEMITNVLVHTDADALLAAAVTGEPGKRRMRIEVTDGSDDLPHRRDPGELASSGRGLVLVELLADAWGVDPRGEGKSIWFEFSEEQEPEPEAARTEASRDAAMLEALDAFGDAADFEDTAGFGEATRLGGPGAPGDPGRSPDPADAGDLGKAAEAGREGAAGYGASEGPGTPGTPGVSGPPGP is encoded by the coding sequence ATGCGCACTGGTGAGCCCCTGCCCGCTGTGGGGGACGTCCTGGCCACTCTCGCGACCGGTCTGTGGCGCTGGGACAACGCCGCGGGCCTCGTCACCTTCGACGCGGAGGCAGCCCGCCTCATGGGCCTGCCCGCGGAGCGGACGACCCTCACCGAGGCAGGCGTGCGCTCCCACGTGCACCCCGTCGACTGGAACGAGATGGACGGGGTGGTCCAGCTCGCGGTGGCCGAGGGCACGCTCGCCGAGGCCCGGATGCGCATCATGGACGGGCACGGGCGGGTGCTGCGCACGGTCCGCAGCCGCTCCAGACCCACGGTGGACGCCGAGACGGGCCACTTCGAACTGGTCGGCACCCTCCAGGAGGTCACCGAGCAGCCTCCCGGGGCCGCCGCCCGCACGCCGGTCACCGGAGACTGGCGGCGCTCACGGGAGGCGTTCCTGCTGGACGCGGGGCGGGCCCTGGCCGAGGCCCGCTCCACCGCGGAGGTGCTGCGCGTCGCGGCCGGGCTGTCCATGCCCGGTTTCTCACCGGACGGACTCGCCGTCTTCGGCGCGGAGGGCGACCGGCTGACGATCATCGGCCACCACGGGCACCAGCCGGGCGACGAGGGCCCCTTCACCCACATGTCGCTGGCCACGGACTACCCGGCCGCCGAGGTGGTCCGCACCGGCCGGGCGGTCTATCTCTCCTCCCCGGAGGCCTACAAGGAGCGCTACCCGGCGTCCTGGCCGCTCGCCCAGCACTTCGGGCGGCAGTCCTGGGCGTTCCTGCCGCTCACCGTCGCCGGCAGCACCATGGGTGCCTGGATGGCGGCCTTCACGTATCCCGTCTCCTTCACGCCCGACGAACGCTCGGTCCTCACCACCGTGGCCCGCATGCTCGCCCAGGCCCTCTCGCGCGCCGGCGCGGCCGAGACCGAGCGGGAGCTGACCGACGGTCTGCAGCGCTCGATGATGCCGACGCTGGGCCCGCAGATGCCGGGCATGAGCGTCGCGGCGCGCTATGTCCCGACGGGCGGCGGCCTTCAGGTCGGCGGCGACTGGTACGACGTGATCCCCCTGCCGACCGGCCGTTTCGCGCTGGTCATCGGCGACGTCCAGGGCCACGACGTGCGGGCCGCGGGCCTGATGGGCCAGCTCCGGATCGCGCTGCGCGCGTACGCCTCCGAGGGCCACCGCCCGGACGCGGTGCTGTCCCGGGCCTCCCGCTTCCTCTACGGAGTCATGGACTCGGTGACGTACGGGTCGAGCGGCGGCGCCGACGACGGGGACGGCGAACCCGGCGACCTGCGCTTCGCGACCTGCCTCTACGTCGAGGTCGACCCGGCCACCGGCACGCTCGACATCGCCCGCGCCGGGCATCCCGACCCCGCGATACGCATGGCGGACGGGACGGTGCTGATGCGGTCCACCGCGGGCGGACTCCCGCTCGGCATCGACCCGGACGCCGACTACCCGACCACCCGGCTCGTCCTGGAGCCGGGCGAGACGATGCTCGTCTGCACCGACGGTCTCATCGAGACCGGCGGCCACGACCTCGACACCGGCTGGCGCCGGATCCGCCGGACCCTCGAATCCCACGACGGTGACATGGAGGCCCTCGCCGACGCGCTCGTCCAGGCGGTGCACGGACCCTCCTCGCACCACACCACCGGCCCGCTGGCGGACCGCCGCGAGGACGACATCGCCGTGCTGCTGCTGTCCCGGGAGGCGGAGCGCGGCTACGGCGGCGCGACACCGACCGTGCGGCCGACGGTGCGCCGCACGATGCTCACCGTCGCGCAGGCCGAGCCCGAGCGGATCGCGAGCGCCCGCCAGCAGCTGCGTGAGCTGCTGCACGACTGGTCCTCCGCCGACCAGCTCGACTCCGCGGTCCTCCTGGTCTCCGAGATGATCACCAACGTCCTCGTGCACACCGACGCCGACGCGCTGCTCGCGGCCGCGGTGACGGGTGAGCCGGGGAAGCGGCGGATGCGGATCGAGGTGACCGACGGCAGCGACGACCTGCCGCACCGGCGTGATCCCGGTGAGCTGGCCTCGTCCGGACGGGGACTGGTCCTCGTGGAACTGCTCGCCGACGCCTGGGGGGTGGATCCGCGCGGCGAGGGGAAGAGCATCTGGTTCGAGTTCTCCGAGGAGCAGGAGCCGGAGCCGGAGGCCGCCAGGACGGAGGCCTCCCGGGACGCGGCCATGCTGGAGGCCCTGGATGCGTTCGGCGACGCGGCGGACTTCGAGGACACGGCCGGCTTCGGGGAGGCCACGCGACTCGGCGGGCCCGGCGCTCCCGGCGACCCGGGGCGGTCGCCGGACCCCGCGGACGCGGGTGACCTCGGGAAGGCCGCGGAGGCCGGCCGGGAAGGGGCCGCCGGCTACGGCGCCTCCGAGGGCCCCGGTACGCCGGGCACTCCGGGCGTCTCCGGCCCGCCCGGCCCGTAG